The Devosia sp. genome segment GATGATCGCGGCAACCGCCGGATCGCGCCGCGACCGTTCCACCAGTTCGGACATGATCTGCAGCCGGTCCGGGGCCTCGGCGAGCGTTTCGAGCACGTCCTCCATTTCGAGGCGCAATTGCGCAAGACCGGACAGGTCCGCGCGCGGCCGGCGCAGGCCCTGTTCGCGGAACTCGTCGCGCAGGCTCTCGGCAACCAGTCTCACCAGGGCCTCTTTGGTGGGCACATGGTAGTGCAGGGTCGCGATATTGATGCCGACACGGGCGGCGATGTCGCGTGTGCGCAGCCCCTCAAGGCCGCGCTCGACGATGATCGCCCGGGCCGCCCGCGCGATGGCGAGGCGGCGATCATCGCCGCTTTCCCGATTTCGGTTTTCGCTCTGCATGACGCTGGCATAGCGGCTCCCAATTGCTAAATCAATCAGTTGATTGAGACAGGTCAGCTATGCGTCGCCCGCATCGCGTCCGGAGCTGAGCCAACCAGCATACGTTGACAAGCTGCGTCAGCAGGCGGCATCACCCATGCCAGGAGCCCGACCATGACCGACTATGTGCGCAAGATACTGACCTCGTCCGTTTATGAAGTTGCCGAGCAGACCCCGCTGGAGCGGATGGAACTGCTGTCCGAGCGGCTGAGGCGCGATATTCTGGTCAAGCGGGAGGACCTGCAGCCGGTTTTCTCCTTCAAGATCCGCGGCGCGCATAACCGCATCGCCCATCTCACCCCCGATGAACGCCGGCGCGGCGTGATCTGCGCCTCGGCCGGCAACCACGCGCAGGGCGTAGCGCTGTCGGCCACGCGGGCCGCCATCCGGGCCGTCATCGTCATGCCCACGACGACGCCGGTGATCAAGGTCAATGCAGTGCGGCGGCTGGGCGGGGAAGTGGTGCTGTTCGGCGACGGCTTCGACGCCGCCCGCGCCCATGCCGCAACGCTGGCCGAACGGCATGGCTATGTCTTCGTGCATCCATTTGACGATCCCGACGTCATTGCCGGACAGGGTACGGTGGGCCTCGAACTCATGCGCCAGCATCCGGGCCCGATCGGCGCCATCTATGTGCCGGTCGGTGGTGGCGGGCTGGCCGCCGGCATTGCCAGTTTCGTCAAATTCCTGCGCCCCGAGATCAAGGTCATCGGCGTCGAGCCTGAAGAAGCGGCGAGCATGAAGGCGGCCATTGCCGCCGGAAAGCCGGTGCCGCTCGACCAGGTGGGCCTGTTTGCCGACGGCGTGGCCGTTCGGCAGGTGGGCGAGGAAACCTTCCGCCTGTGCCGGGACCTGCTCGACGATATCGTGACGGTCAGCGCCGACGAAATCTGCGCTGCGATCAAGGATATCTTCGATGACCACCGCGCCATTACCGAACCCGCGGGCGCCCTGGCGCTGGCCGGTCTGCGCCGGCACGTGGAACTGGGCCAGGCGGTCGAGGGGCCGCTGATCGCCATCAATTCCGGCGCCAATGTCAATTTTGACCGGCTGCGCTACGTTGCCGAGCGCGCCGAGATCGGCGAACGGGCGGAGGCCCTGTTGGGGGTCACCATCCCTGAAATCCCGGGCAGCTACCGCGCCTTCATCCGCCTCATCGGCAGCCGGGCGATCACCGAGTTCAACTATCGCTACGCCTCCGGCGCCAATGCCAATATCTTCGTGGGGGTCAAGCTGACGCGCGGCGACGCCGAAAAGGCCGAGATCATCGACCTTTTGACCGCACACGGCCTGACCGTCACCGACATGACTGACAATGAGGTGGCAAAACTGCACGCCCGGCACATGGTCGGCGGCCGCGCCAAGGGCCTCACCGATGAACGAGTGTTTCGCTTCCAGTTTCCCGAGCGGCCGGGAGCGCTCCTCAAATTCCTCGAAGGCCTCAACGACGCCTGGAACATCTCCCTGTTCCACTATCGCAATCACGGCGCCGACTATGGCCGCGTGCTGGTCGGCGTGCAGGTGCCGGCCGACACCGACAAGGACTTCATTGACCATATTGACGCGATTGGCTTTCCCTATTGGGACGAAACGGAAAATCCGGCCTACAGACAATTCCTGCATGCGCCGTGACCATCCCCCGAAACGGGGTTGGACATCTCAGTGAAATATGGCCCATGTACTGCCAATTGTCGCATTTCTGCCGCTTAGCCATTGAAACAGTGCCCGCAAGGGGCGATCTGCTCATCCACAGGGCCATTACCGGGGTGCACCGGCACCGGGCCTTTTCATTCTCAAGAGGGACAAACTCACCATGTTGAAGACCAAGACGACCAGCCTGATGCTTGCCACCGGGCTTGCGGGCTTCGCCTTCGTTCAGCCGGCCCTGGCACTGGATGCCGAGGCTTTCGTCAAGCGGATCGAAACCGTTTATGCCACCATGGGCTACACCCTGGACTTCGGCGCGGCCACCGCCAGCGGCGACACCGTCACGGTCGACGGCGTCACCGTTTCGCTTGAAGGCACCCCGGAATCATTCAGCTTCGACACCGAACTCACCTTCTCGGGCGTCACCGAATTCGAAGACGGCAGCTACACCGCCGACAGCCTGACCGTGCCGGATGTCGATACCGAATTTGCCACCGACCCGGTCGGCCACGTGACCTTTACCGACATCCTGGTCAGCGACATCTGGCTGCCGCCGGAAGGCGACGTCACCATCGTGGACGCGCTGCAGGCCTTTGCCAGCATCACCACCGGCCCGCTGTCGGTGACCCGCGACGGCGAAGAGGTGATCGCGATCGAATCCATGTCGCTGGTCTCCGACTTCACCTATGACGCCAATGATGCGCTCGAGCAGGCCAATTCCGATCTCCAGATCTCCGGCATCTGGGCCGATCTCAGCACGGTTAGCGAGGAAGAGCCCGAAGCCGGTGCCGTCATCGAGGCCCTTGGCCTGACCGAAATCAACGGTAGCATTTCTCAGATTTCGTCCTGGAATGTCGCGACCGGCGATATCGTCATGGATGAGTTCCTGTTCGACTTTGCCGATATCGGCGCGCTCGACATCACCATGGACCTGGGCGGGTTCACCCCCGCAGTCATGGACAAGATCTACGATCTGTCCGCAGCCAGCGCCGAAGCCACCAGCGAAGAGGCCCAGGCCCAGCAGATGATGGTGGGCATGGAACTGCTGCAGGCCCTGAGCCTCACCAGCGTGTCGGTCCGCTATGACGATGCCTCGCTCGCCGGCAAGCTGCTCGACATGTTCGCTGCCCAGTCCGGCGTGGAACGCGCCGAGTTCGTCGAAATGCTCAAGGGCATGGTGCCGGACATGGTCAACGAGGCCGGTATCCCGCCCCTGACTGATCTTGTCGTGCCGGCGGTCAACGCCTTCCTCGACGACCCGCAGAACTTTGAAGTGGCGGTGCGTCCCTCGAGCCCGACCAGCCTTCTGGTGCTGAGCGCCGCCGCCGCCAATCCGGCCGGCCTCATTTCCGCGCTCGGCCTCACCGTGACGGCAAACCAGCCGGCCGAATAAACCGAACTGGACGGGGGCCGCCACCGGCCCTCGTCCGCCGCTTCTGATCACCGTCTTGCGAGATGAAGCCTTCATCATTATTTGCCATGATGAAGCCATGACCTCTCCAGCCGCATTCAGCCACATCACCGACTGGGTCTTTGACCTCGACAACACGCTCTATGCGCGTGAGTGCAACCTGTTCGCCCAGATCGACACCCGCATCACCCACTATGTCATGGGCGTGACCCAGCTCGAATTCGCCGCAGCCAGGCTCCTCCAGAAGGACTATTACCGCGATTTCGGCACCACGCTGAACGGGCTGATGCAACGCCATGCCATCGACCCGGACCATTTCCTCAACACCGTCCACGCCATCGACTATTCTCCCGTCGCGCCGCATCCGGAGCTGGTCGAGGCGATCCGTGCCCTGCCCGGCCGCAAGTTCATCCTGACCAATGGCGACACCGGCCATGCCCGCTCGGTTCTCGACCGGCTGGGTGGAGGCGACCTCTTCGACGACGTGCACGACATTCGCGCCATGACCTATGTGCCCAAGCCGCACGAGGCCGCCTATGACGGTTTCCTGTCGCGGCACGGCATCGACCCGATGCGGGCGATCATGTTCGATGATCTGGAAAAGAACCTGCTTGTGCCCCACAACAAGGGCATGGCCACGGTGCAGGTCGTGGCCGGTGACGATTTCACCCACGATCAGGTCGATGCATGGGAGCTCAGCCGGACCACCGGAAATCACGTGCATCACGTGACCGCCGACCTTGCCGGGTTCCTGCGGGCAATCAACTGAACCACCTGAATTTTCCAGCTGCCGTCCCCTTCCCGGCATCACCGCGGCGCACTACATTGCCGGCATGACCGACCTGCCCGGGCGGCGCCCGCCGCCCCTTCCCGAAGAAAATCCCAGCCTCAGGCAACGCCTCGAAAACCTGGCCCATCTCGGCCGGCTCGTCGCGCAGATCTGGCGCACCAGCCCCGCCCTGATGCTGGCCAGCATCGGCCTGCGCCTGATCGCCGCCCTGCAGCCCATCGCCGTGCTCTATGTCGGCAAACTGATCGTCGACGAAGTGGTCCGGTTGAGCGGTCTGGGTGTCGAGAGCCACGACCTGGCGACGTGGTGGAATGATGGGCTGCTCAATACGGTCGCCGTGCTGCTCGTCATCGAACTGGCCCTGGTGCTGGTCAACGACATCATCGGCCGCGCCACCAGCCTCGTCGACTCGACCCTGTCGGAGCTGCATTCCAACCAGGTCAGCATGGAATTGATGGCCCATGCCGCCCGTCTCGATCTCTGGCATTTCGAGAGCGCCGAATATCAGGACCGGCTCGAGCGGGCCCGCCGCCAGGCCGCCGGCCGCAATGCCCTTCTGAGCCAGATGTTCGGCCAGGGGCAGGACATCATCACCGTCATAACCCTGGCCGCCGGCCTCTTCGTCTATGCGCCCTGGCTGATCCTGCTGCTGCCGCTGAGCTTCATCCCGGCCATCTGGGGCGAAACCCGGTTCAACACCCTGGCCTATATGGTCAGCCGCTGGCGCACGCCGGAACGCCGCGAGATCGAATATCTTCGCCATATCGGCGCCAGCGCCGAGACGGCCAAGGAGGTCAAGCTCTTCGGCCTCGGCTCCTACCTGATCGAGCGTTTCCGCGTGCTGGCCGCACAGATTTTCATCGAGAACCGCCGGGTGGCAACGCTGAGGGCGTTCTGGGGCACGATTTTCGCCGCCATTGCCAGCCTCGCCTACTACGCTGCCTATGCATTCATCGTCTGGCGCACCATTGCCGGCGAGTTCACCCTGGGCGACCTGGCCTTTCTCTCAGGCTCGTTCCTGAGGCTCAATGGCCTCTTCCAGAAAATCCTGCTCGGCTTCACCCAGATTGCCGGACAGTCGATGTATCTGGACGACCTCTTCTCGTTTTTCGAGATCGAGCCCACGATCCTGGCGCCAGAACAGCCCAAGCCATTCCCGGTGCCCATCGCCCACCAGATCGCTTTCGAAAAAGTGGGCTTCCGCTATCCGGAAAGCGACCATTGGGTCGTGCGCAACCTGTCCTTCACCCTGCCCGCTGGAGAAACGCTGGCGCTGGTGGGCGAGAATGGCGCCGGCAAGACCACGATCGCCAAGCTTCTGACCCGGCTCTACGATCCCACCGAAGGGCGCATCACCATCGATGGCATTGACCTGCGCGACATGGCGCCGGCTGATATCCACGCGCATGTGGGCGTCATCTTCCAGGATTTCATCCGCTACAGCTTCACGGCCCGCGACAATATCGGCGTCGGCCGGATCGAGGCGCGCGCGGACCAGTCGCGCATCGACCAGGCCGCCGAGCAGAGCCTTGCGGACGGGGTCATCGCCAAATTACCCAAGGGCTACGACCAGCAATTGGGGCGCCTGTTCAAGCAAGGCCGGGACCTTTCGGGCGGCGAATGGCAGAAGGTCGCCATTGCCCGCGCCTATATGCGCGACGCTGAACTGATCATTCTGGACGAGCCGACAGCAGCGCTGGACGCCAAGGCGGAGGCCGAAGTGTTCGCCCGGTTCAAGGGTTTGGCGCAGGGCAAGAGCGCCGTCATCATCTCGCATCGCTTTTCCACGGTGCGCATGGCCGACCGCATCCTGGTGCTCGACAATGGCGCCATTCTCGAACAGGGCAGCCACGCCGAGCTGGTGGCCATGGGCGGCCGCTATGCCGAGCTATTCGAGCTGCAGGCCGCCGGCTATCGCTGAGCATCGACTGGCCAAGCCGTCCGAACCGCCTTACCAAAGGCGAGCAGCAAGCCTGAGGAACGCGCGTGCCTCTACCCGAAGACAATTACATCACCGTCATCGCCGAGACCTATCGCCTGTTGGGTGATCCCACCCGGCTCAAGGTGGTGCTGACCTGCCTTGAAGGGCCAATTGCCGTGGGCGACATCGCCCGGGTCACCGGGGCCAGCCCGTCCCTGGTCAGCCATCACCTGCGCCTGCTGCGCGCGGCCCGGCTGGTCCGCGGCACCAGGCGCAACAAGCAGGTTCTCTACCAGGCAGCAGACGATCACATCGCGCGGATGCTCACCGACATGCTGGCCCACGCCATGGAAGATCACGAAGCCGGGGACGACGACGAGAGCTGACTGGGCGGGTGGATCGGACCTAGAACGCTTCACCCTAAACTGAACCATGGCCTTCATCGCCCCCTCTCCCCTCAGGGGAGAGGGATGGGGTGAGGGGTGAAAGCCTCTCGGCAAAAACGCGAGTGTGAACCCCTCATCCGGCGCTTCGCGCCACCCCGGATCAAGTCCGGGGCAGGCTCTTCTCCCCTCAGGGGAGAAGGGAAAGGCTCCGTCGTCTCAGCCCTATCGTGAAGTGGTCGAAGCGACAATTCCTGTTGACATGTACATATGAACGATTATTCATATGTACATTCAAACCAAGGATTGCCGATGCCTGCCGCCAGTCACAATGGGGACCATTCCGAGCCGCATGCCCATTCAACGCATGACCACGACCATGCAGACCACGGGCACAGCCACGCGGGGCATGACCACGACCATGCGGGGCATGACCATAACCATGACCACGCTGGGCATGACCACAACCATGACCATGCCGGGCACAGTCATGCGCCCAAGGTCAGCGCCGGCAATGAGAGGGCCGTGCTTCTGGGCCTGGTGCTGACCTCGGCCTTCATGGTCGCCGAAGTGGTGGGCGGCGTATTGTCGGGCTCGCTGGCGCTCATCGCCGATGCCGGCCACATGCTCACCGACAGCGTGGCGCTGCTGCTCGCCTGGCTGGGCTTCCGTATCGGCAGCCGACCCGCCGATGCCCGTCGCAGCTTTGGCTATTCGCGCCTCGAAGTACTGGCGGGTCTCGTCAACGCCATGAGCCTGTTTGCCCTGGTCGGCTGGATCGCCTGGGAAGCCGTGCAGCGATTCTTCAATCCCCATGAGGTTCTGGCCGGCCCGATGCTGGCGGTGGCCGTCATCGGCCTTGTCGTCAATCTTGTGGTGTTCCGCATCCTTTCCGGCGCGGATTCGGACCATGTGAACATCAAGGGCGCCATGCTGCACGTGCTGGGCGACCTCCTGGGTTCGGTTGCCGCGATCCTCGCTGCCATAGTCATCTGGCTGACCGGCTGGATGCCGATTGATCCGATCCTGTCGGTTCTGGTGAGCCTGCTCATCCTGCGCAGCGCCTGGGCGCTGCTGACGCGCACCTTCAACATCCTGATGGAAGGCGCGCCGGACGGGTTCGACGCAACGCAACTCGAACAGGAACTGACCAAAAAAATCGAAGGCCTCGACGGCGTGGGGCATCTTCATGTCTGGTCCCTGTCTTCGGGCCAGGTCATGGCGACGCTCGAAATCCGCATTGCCTCCGGCGCCGATCCTCGGGCGGTCACGCAAGCGGTGCGGGAGCTGTTGCGCCAAGACCATGCCATCACCCACGCAACCATTGAGGTCGACTGGACCGGAACGGGATCAGTCTGCCATCAGCAGGCCGCCCTGCCTCAATAGGTGGCGCGGCCGCCGGACAGATCGAACACGCTGGCCGTGGTGAAGCTGTTTTCCTTGCTGACCAGCCAGGCCACCATGCTCGCCACCTCCTCGACCTCGACAAAGCGGCCGCGCGGGATGCGCGAGAGCATGTAGGCGATGAACTCTTCCGACAGAGTATCGAGAATGCCGGTCTTGGCGGTGGCGGGGGTGATCGTATTGACGGCGATGTCGAACGTGGCCAGTTCCTTGCCCAGCGACTTGGTCATGCCGATGACCCCGGCCTTGGCGGCCGAATAGGCCGAAGCGGTGGGGTTGCCTTCCTTGCCGGCAATGGACGCAATATTGACGATGCGGCCGTAGTTCCGGGCCTTCATGGCGGGCACCACCGTCCGGTTGACGTAGAATGTACCGGTGAGGTTGATCTCGATCACCCGCCGCCACTCGTCCGGATCGTAGGCATCGAGCGTGGCATTGGTTCCGGCGATACCGGCCGAGTGCACGAGGATCGAGACCGCACCCACCGCCGCTTCGGTCGCGCGGTGCGCG includes the following:
- a CDS encoding ABC transporter ATP-binding protein, which gives rise to MTDLPGRRPPPLPEENPSLRQRLENLAHLGRLVAQIWRTSPALMLASIGLRLIAALQPIAVLYVGKLIVDEVVRLSGLGVESHDLATWWNDGLLNTVAVLLVIELALVLVNDIIGRATSLVDSTLSELHSNQVSMELMAHAARLDLWHFESAEYQDRLERARRQAAGRNALLSQMFGQGQDIITVITLAAGLFVYAPWLILLLPLSFIPAIWGETRFNTLAYMVSRWRTPERREIEYLRHIGASAETAKEVKLFGLGSYLIERFRVLAAQIFIENRRVATLRAFWGTIFAAIASLAYYAAYAFIVWRTIAGEFTLGDLAFLSGSFLRLNGLFQKILLGFTQIAGQSMYLDDLFSFFEIEPTILAPEQPKPFPVPIAHQIAFEKVGFRYPESDHWVVRNLSFTLPAGETLALVGENGAGKTTIAKLLTRLYDPTEGRITIDGIDLRDMAPADIHAHVGVIFQDFIRYSFTARDNIGVGRIEARADQSRIDQAAEQSLADGVIAKLPKGYDQQLGRLFKQGRDLSGGEWQKVAIARAYMRDAELIILDEPTAALDAKAEAEVFARFKGLAQGKSAVIISHRFSTVRMADRILVLDNGAILEQGSHAELVAMGGRYAELFELQAAGYR
- the ilvA gene encoding threonine ammonia-lyase, biosynthetic; translated protein: MTDYVRKILTSSVYEVAEQTPLERMELLSERLRRDILVKREDLQPVFSFKIRGAHNRIAHLTPDERRRGVICASAGNHAQGVALSATRAAIRAVIVMPTTTPVIKVNAVRRLGGEVVLFGDGFDAARAHAATLAERHGYVFVHPFDDPDVIAGQGTVGLELMRQHPGPIGAIYVPVGGGGLAAGIASFVKFLRPEIKVIGVEPEEAASMKAAIAAGKPVPLDQVGLFADGVAVRQVGEETFRLCRDLLDDIVTVSADEICAAIKDIFDDHRAITEPAGALALAGLRRHVELGQAVEGPLIAINSGANVNFDRLRYVAERAEIGERAEALLGVTIPEIPGSYRAFIRLIGSRAITEFNYRYASGANANIFVGVKLTRGDAEKAEIIDLLTAHGLTVTDMTDNEVAKLHARHMVGGRAKGLTDERVFRFQFPERPGALLKFLEGLNDAWNISLFHYRNHGADYGRVLVGVQVPADTDKDFIDHIDAIGFPYWDETENPAYRQFLHAP
- a CDS encoding metalloregulator ArsR/SmtB family transcription factor, which encodes MPLPEDNYITVIAETYRLLGDPTRLKVVLTCLEGPIAVGDIARVTGASPSLVSHHLRLLRAARLVRGTRRNKQVLYQAADDHIARMLTDMLAHAMEDHEAGDDDES
- a CDS encoding SDR family NAD(P)-dependent oxidoreductase produces the protein MNAIDLSGQVAVITGGAQGLGLAIARRLLASGAKVSLWDHNRDVLERAAALLGDGVAIEAVDVTDLDGLGVAHRATEAAVGAVSILVHSAGIAGTNATLDAYDPDEWRRVIEINLTGTFYVNRTVVPAMKARNYGRIVNIASIAGKEGNPTASAYSAAKAGVIGMTKSLGKELATFDIAVNTITPATAKTGILDTLSEEFIAYMLSRIPRGRFVEVEEVASMVAWLVSKENSFTTASVFDLSGGRATY
- a CDS encoding TetR/AcrR family transcriptional regulator, which codes for MQSENRNRESGDDRRLAIARAARAIIVERGLEGLRTRDIAARVGINIATLHYHVPTKEALVRLVAESLRDEFREQGLRRPRADLSGLAQLRLEMEDVLETLAEAPDRLQIMSELVERSRRDPAVAAIIEPMTGHWRSALEAIFERGISDGTLRADIDPAGAALVFIGAVSGLRLSHSPRDAAVAVLNEIERAFATPATERN
- a CDS encoding pyrimidine 5'-nucleotidase, producing the protein MTSPAAFSHITDWVFDLDNTLYARECNLFAQIDTRITHYVMGVTQLEFAAARLLQKDYYRDFGTTLNGLMQRHAIDPDHFLNTVHAIDYSPVAPHPELVEAIRALPGRKFILTNGDTGHARSVLDRLGGGDLFDDVHDIRAMTYVPKPHEAAYDGFLSRHGIDPMRAIMFDDLEKNLLVPHNKGMATVQVVAGDDFTHDQVDAWELSRTTGNHVHHVTADLAGFLRAIN
- a CDS encoding cation diffusion facilitator family transporter — translated: MLLGLVLTSAFMVAEVVGGVLSGSLALIADAGHMLTDSVALLLAWLGFRIGSRPADARRSFGYSRLEVLAGLVNAMSLFALVGWIAWEAVQRFFNPHEVLAGPMLAVAVIGLVVNLVVFRILSGADSDHVNIKGAMLHVLGDLLGSVAAILAAIVIWLTGWMPIDPILSVLVSLLILRSAWALLTRTFNILMEGAPDGFDATQLEQELTKKIEGLDGVGHLHVWSLSSGQVMATLEIRIASGADPRAVTQAVRELLRQDHAITHATIEVDWTGTGSVCHQQAALPQ